The proteins below are encoded in one region of Chrysemys picta bellii isolate R12L10 chromosome 4, ASM1138683v2, whole genome shotgun sequence:
- the RPS13 gene encoding small ribosomal subunit protein uS15, with product MGRMHAPGKGLSQSALPYRRSVPTWLKLTSDDVKEQIYKLAKKGLTPSQIGVILRDSHGVAQVRFVTGNKILRILKSKGLAPDLPEDLYHLIKKAVAVRKHLERNRKDKDAKFRLILIESRIHRLARYYKTKRVLPPNWKYESSTASALVA from the exons ATGGGTCGCATGCACGCTCCGGG GAAGGGCCTGTCCCAGTCAGCCTTGCCCTATAGGCGCAGTGTGCCCACA tgGTTAAAACTAACTTCTGATGATGTAAAAGAACAGATCTACAAACTGGCTAAGAAAGGTCTGACTCCCTCACAGATTG GTGTAATCTTAAGGGACTCTCATGGTGTCGCCCAAGTTCGTTTTGTCACTGGCAACAAAATTTTAAGGATCCTTAAGTCCAAGGGACTTGCCCCAGACCTTCCAGAGGATCTGTACCACTTGATCAAGAAAGCTGTTGCTGTTCGTAAACATCTTGAGAGAAACAGAAAG GATAAAGATGCCAAATTTCGTCTGATTCTGATTGAGAGCAGAATTCACAGGCTGGCTCGCTATTACAAGACCAAGAGAGTACTGCCACCCAACTGGAAGTA cGAGTCATCCACTGCCTCTGCTCTGGTCGCATAA